Within the Candidatus Reidiella endopervernicosa genome, the region TGTTTGTCGGCAAGAGCCTCTCGGTGGCCGATATTCTCAAGGAGTCGAACAAGGCATTGAATGAGAACCGTGCTGAGTTCTACGCCATTCCCAATGATCGTCAACTGATCGCCCAGGAGCTGCTGTTATTTGAGAACTCAGGCTCCGATGATCTGGAGGATTTTGTCGATTCACAGTTCAGCAAAGCAAGATTCACGGCCAGAATGCCGTGGGTCGATGGCGTGCTCTACGAGGACTTCATCGACGAGCTTGAGCTCACCTTCCGCGAGGAGCTGGGCAGTGAGGTGAAGGTCTGGAGTACCGGTATGGCAACCCTGCTTGGACGCACCATGGGAGCCACCATCTTCAGTATGGCGCAGAGCTATGTGATCGCTGCCGTGGTTATCACCTTCATGATGATCCTGCTCATCGGCGACATAAAAATCGGTCTAGTGAGCATGATCCCCAACCTCACCCCGATCATCCTCACACTCGGCATCATGGGCTGGGTGGGCATGCCGCTCGATGTGTTTACCATGCTGATCGGCTCCATCGCTATTGGATTGGCGGTCGATGACACCATTCACTTCATGCACAACTACCGTCGCTATCACCACGAAACCGGTGACGTCGACCGCGCCGTTGAGGAGACATTGCTCGGTACCGGTCGTGCCATGCTGGTCACCACCGTGGTGCTCTCACTCGGCTTCTTCCTCTACATGTTTGCCGATCTGAGCAACCTGTTTAACTTCGGCCTGCTGACCGGCTTCACCATCATCATGGCGCTACTGGCCGACTTCTTCCTCGCACCAGCGCTGATGGCGGTACTGCATCGCAAACATATGATCGATGACGACAGCGACTACTGAGCACAGATTCCAGGAGATCAACATGAACAGACTCACCAAACTGACCACCGCAGCGTTTGCACTACTCCTCTCAGCCTCGGCACTTGCTGAGATAAGCGCCCGCGAGATCATGCAGAAGGTCGATGATCGTGACGACGGCGATAACCGCGTCGCCGACATGACCATGACCCTGATCGACAAGGGCGGCAGCAAACGCATCCGCTCAATCCGTAGCTACGACAAGGATAAGGGTGAAGATAAACAGCGCATCATGTTCTTCCTCACCCCCGCCGACGTGCAAGACACCGCCTTTCTCACCTACGACTACGACGCCTATGAGAAAGACGATGACCAGTGGCTCTACCTACCGGCCCTGCGCAAGACCAAACGCATCGCCTCCAGCGATAAGAGCGGCAGCTTCATGGGCTCGGACTTTAACTACTCCGACATGACTCGCAAGAATCTCGATGCCAACGATTTCCGCATCGTTAAAGAGGCCGAGGTGCGCGGCAGCAAGGTGTGGATGATCGAGGCGAAACCGAAGACTCAGGAGGAGATCGAGGAGACTGGTTATAAAAAATCACTGCTATTTGTCCGCCAGGACAACTTCATCGTGGTACGCGCAGTGCACTGGACCAACGAGGGCAAACGTCTCAAGTATCAGGACGTGAGCGGACTGGAGAAGATCGATAACGTCTGGACCATCACCAAGATGACCATGACCACAAAGAAGGGCAAGGCGACCCTGCACAAGACTGAACTGGGCTTTAGCAATATCCGTTACAACCAGGATCTCGAAGAGCAGTTCTTCTCCATCCGCCAGCTCGAAAAGGGTTTGATGTAGTCAATCGACAGGAAGCCAAACATCATGATCACTAATCGTTATCTGCCAACCACCGTGCTACTCGGCACGCTACTCCTTCTGCCTGCCATGCAGAGCGCCGTCGCTGAAGAGAGCGCCGAAATCGATGCGGTGATGGAAGGGTTTGATGACGAAGCAGGAACAGTCGATAACGTACTGGATGGATTCGATGAGGATGCGGAAGGCTCGAATGATCTCAACGGTGTATTAGACGGTTTTGGCAATGATGATAGTGCCGCCGGGGGAAACACGGCCCGATCTGCAGCACCGCCCGTCAAACCGAAACGATTGCAGCTCTCTGGTGCCGCCGTATTGGGCACCGCCTACAACTTCGCCCACGACGAACCACAGGCCGGTGAACCTGACTACCACGGCTTCTCTCGTCTGCGAGCCAAGCTCGGTCTCGGGCTGAAGATCCGCATTGCCAAGGGGTGGATGGGAGTCATCAAGGGGCACGCCTTCCACGATTTCATCTACGAGATCAACGGTCGAGACGACTACAGCGACGAGGTGCTGGAACACTACGAGAGCGAGGCCGAGTTCGATGAGGTATTCCTACGCGGCAAGCTGACACCCAATTTTGATATCAAGCTCGGTCGCCAGATCGTGGTGTGGGGTAAGTCGGACAACCTGCGTGTCACCGACCTGCTCAATCCGATGGACCAACGTCAGATGGGACAGACCGATATCGAATACCTGCGTCTGCCGGTCAATATGACTCGCCTCGACTACTATCTCGGCAGCTGGAACCTCAGCGGTTACCTCCTCCACGAATCACGCATGGATAAACGCCCCACCGTTGGTAGTGACTACTACCCCTTCCCGATGCCAATGCCACAGGAGGATGTACCTGACAACAATGGTGCCGATGAGTACGCAGTGGCACTGAACGGTAACTTCAGTGGCTGGGATCTCTCCCTCTATGGCGCCCACCTCTACCGCGACCAGCCCCACACCGAAATGGTACCCGCCGTCGGCATGCGCCTGCGCCACGCCGAGACCGATATGGTCGGTGGTGCAATCAACATCGCGCTGGGCAACTGGCTTCTCAAGGGTGAGGCCGCCCATTTCGATGGAATGCGCTACAGCTCTCTGCCCGGTGAAGATAAGCGCCGCAGTGATCTACTACTCGGTGTTGAGTACAGCGGCTTCCAGGACACCAGCCTCTCGCTGGAGCTGGTAGATCGTTACAGCCACGATTACGATCCGCTGATGGCAGGCGATGGCATCAAGGAGAACATGTATGAGACCGCAGTACGCTACACCGGCAACTTCATGCACGACACCCTTGAGGTAACCCTGCTCGGAACGGCCTTTGGCGAGGCAGGCGATGGCGGCGGCTTCACCCGTCTCAGCGCCAAGTACGACCTGCGCGACGCACTAGAACTGACCGTGGGTGTAATCAACTACTACGAAGGCGAGAGCATTCCTTTCAACGCCATCGCCGATAACGACCGCCTCTTCGCCCAGCTCAAGCAGAGTTTTTAAAACACAGGCATCAGGTTACGGGTTACGGGTTACGGGTTACGGGATTAGAAAACCGGCATCACCCTCTCACTCGTAGGGTGGGTTGAATGAAGTGATACCCACCCTATACCTACATACCCACCCTATTCCGTCTCTGGTGGGCATCCCTAAAGGACTCGAACCTGCGGTTCATCGCGCTGAAGCTCAAACCACCCTACATCAATAGGCTGCCTCGTAGCCCGGATGAAGCGAAGCGTAATCCGGGGGCGATCTCTGCAAATTCCCGGATTGCGTGTTACTCCATCCAGGCTACGCTCGTAACCTGTTACCTGTAGCCTTTCAATAATAAGGTTTACCTGCCCCGGTAACTATTCAACAATCCATCCATGAAACAGCAAAACCCAACCCTGATGCAGATGCTGCATGCGCTTATCGCCGCACCGTCGATCAGTAGCGTCTCGCCCGCTTTCGACAGCGGCAATCTCGCCGTAATTGACCTACTCGCCGAGTGGTTGGGTGATCTCGGCTTTGAGATCGAGATTCAGACGCTGGAGAGTCACACCGACAAGGCGAACCTGATCGCGACCCTCGGCAGCGGACCGGGCGGTCTGGTACTGGCCGGGCATACCGACACCGTGCCATGCGATGAGCACCGCTGGCAGAGTGATCCATTCAAGATGGTCGAACGTGATCACCGTCTCTACGGCCTTGGCAGCTCCGACATGAAGGGCTTTTTTGCGTTGATCATCGAGGCAGTGCGCCGTTTCGATATCGACACCCTGCAACAACCGCTAATCGTACTCGCCACCGCCGATGAAGAGAGCTCGATGGATGGTGCCAAAGCGCTGGTTGAGCTGGGGCGTCCAAAGGCGCGCTACGCCATCATTGGCGAGCCGACCGGACTACGTCCTGTTAACGCCCACAAGGGCATTCTGATGGAGGCGATTCACCTGCAGGGGCAGGCGGGCCACTCCAGCGACCCCAGCTACGGCAACAGTGCACTCGAGGGCATGCACCGAGTGATGAGTGAGATTATCCGCTGGCGCGAACAGCTACAGCGCGAGCACCAGGACCCACAGTTCAAAGCCCCCTTCCCCACCCTCAACCTTGGTCACATCCACGGTGGCGACAATCCCAACCGTATCTGTGGCGAGTGCGAACTGCATATCGATCTGCGTCCCGTTCCCGGCATGGAGATTGATGCACTTCGCCACACACTAAAACAACGTGTCGATCACGCCCTGCTAAAGAGCGGTCTGCAGTCAACGATCCGACCACTCTTTAGCGGTGCACCTGCTCACCGACTCGAACGCACATCACAGCTGGTCGCCGCTGCCGAGCAGTTGACCGGCCACACCGCCGAAACGGTCGCTTTCGGCACCGAGGCCCCCTTCCTCGATCAACTCGGTATGGAGACGCTGATCCTGGGGCCCGGCGATATCGCCCAGGCACACCAGCCAAATGAGTACCTGGCACTCGACCGACTGCAGCCCTGCATCGACCTGCTGGCCCAGTTTATCGAGCAGTTCTGCACCCACCCTTAGGGACTCCCCACAGTCCCAAACCAGACCGGACCCGCCAACCAAACTGTGACAGCCGTCACGCTTTTTGCTAGCCTGCGCAAAGACTCAGTTCAAATCGATAACTAACAACGCAGGAGGGAACCACCATGCGCACACTTCTTACCTCACTCATCACTATCGCACTGTTAGTTGCACCGGCAGCACAGGCCGACGAGCTTAACGGTGGGGTCGCAACCTCCGCTGACCGCCATGGAGGCGAAGTGAGGGCGGTTAGTCCCCGATAGTCGACGCCGTCTGCATATTCGTAGTTGAGAGCGCGAGCGGACGACGAAGAAGATGCAGCAGCGGCTTTTGTCGGCGTAGAGTCACTGAGGGAGTTGTGTAGAGCCGCGAAGAGGTGATTACGCAACGTACGCGGAGGTCGGGCGCCGTAGGCATAAACGGTCGCGTTAAGTTTTGCTGTTTGCTTGGGCTGGATGCCCAAAACAAACTTTCGCAAAAATAGCGACTCCCGGAGCCTACATCAAGCATGCATTCGGAGCGGCCCAGCGCCACCAGAACGGTCTCGGCTACGGCTTTCGCTTTGACCGGGTGGAAGCCCCACCGTTTTCAATTTCAATAACACCAACAGCCTGAATGAGCGGGCGATCATCGATGTCGAATTCAGTAACGGTGCAATCAGCGCCTATCGCGTCCTCGGCTACAACACACTGCCCGACTACACCGTGATGCAAGCCA harbors:
- a CDS encoding outer membrane lipoprotein-sorting protein gives rise to the protein MNRLTKLTTAAFALLLSASALAEISAREIMQKVDDRDDGDNRVADMTMTLIDKGGSKRIRSIRSYDKDKGEDKQRIMFFLTPADVQDTAFLTYDYDAYEKDDDQWLYLPALRKTKRIASSDKSGSFMGSDFNYSDMTRKNLDANDFRIVKEAEVRGSKVWMIEAKPKTQEEIEETGYKKSLLFVRQDNFIVVRAVHWTNEGKRLKYQDVSGLEKIDNVWTITKMTMTTKKGKATLHKTELGFSNIRYNQDLEEQFFSIRQLEKGLM
- a CDS encoding DUF1302 family protein, which codes for MITNRYLPTTVLLGTLLLLPAMQSAVAEESAEIDAVMEGFDDEAGTVDNVLDGFDEDAEGSNDLNGVLDGFGNDDSAAGGNTARSAAPPVKPKRLQLSGAAVLGTAYNFAHDEPQAGEPDYHGFSRLRAKLGLGLKIRIAKGWMGVIKGHAFHDFIYEINGRDDYSDEVLEHYESEAEFDEVFLRGKLTPNFDIKLGRQIVVWGKSDNLRVTDLLNPMDQRQMGQTDIEYLRLPVNMTRLDYYLGSWNLSGYLLHESRMDKRPTVGSDYYPFPMPMPQEDVPDNNGADEYAVALNGNFSGWDLSLYGAHLYRDQPHTEMVPAVGMRLRHAETDMVGGAINIALGNWLLKGEAAHFDGMRYSSLPGEDKRRSDLLLGVEYSGFQDTSLSLELVDRYSHDYDPLMAGDGIKENMYETAVRYTGNFMHDTLEVTLLGTAFGEAGDGGGFTRLSAKYDLRDALELTVGVINYYEGESIPFNAIADNDRLFAQLKQSF
- the argE gene encoding acetylornithine deacetylase; this encodes MKQQNPTLMQMLHALIAAPSISSVSPAFDSGNLAVIDLLAEWLGDLGFEIEIQTLESHTDKANLIATLGSGPGGLVLAGHTDTVPCDEHRWQSDPFKMVERDHRLYGLGSSDMKGFFALIIEAVRRFDIDTLQQPLIVLATADEESSMDGAKALVELGRPKARYAIIGEPTGLRPVNAHKGILMEAIHLQGQAGHSSDPSYGNSALEGMHRVMSEIIRWREQLQREHQDPQFKAPFPTLNLGHIHGGDNPNRICGECELHIDLRPVPGMEIDALRHTLKQRVDHALLKSGLQSTIRPLFSGAPAHRLERTSQLVAAAEQLTGHTAETVAFGTEAPFLDQLGMETLILGPGDIAQAHQPNEYLALDRLQPCIDLLAQFIEQFCTHP